The bacterium genomic interval AGTGTGGTGATTGTCGTCGATGAATTTGTAAACGTACTTCACATCCTTATCCTTCTCACCGGTAGTCGGTTCATCCATCTTCCCCATCAATGTAATCGTTTTCCCATCGGCACTCGCTTCACCATACGCGATTATTATCGCCGTAGTCATGTTGTCGATCCAAAACAGATTGTACTTCTGTTTGAAGTTATCGTAACCAAGGTAACCAATCCCTTCATAGGGCATATCCATCATTTTACCGGTGTAATGGAACTGAAGGAACCGTCCTTCCATAACTGATTCATAGGAACACACAGAACTCGATTGCTGTGGAGGAGCATCCGGTCCCATGAACATTTTCATTTCCGCTTTCCAATCACCTTCTAACTTTTTGAACGATTCGTGTGGTTTAGATGGAGACGCGTACTTTTGCCAAAGTGCGAACATCTCCTGCATCTTCTTCTCATCCATGCTTAGTCCCCCGTTATTAGCGTTCTTTCCAGCGTCTTGGGCAAACA includes:
- a CDS encoding DUF1579 domain-containing protein; translated protein: MCKSIRSLSITVIAIVFLAGSLFAQDAGKNANNGGLSMDEKKMQEMFALWQKYASPSKPHESFKKLEGDWKAEMKMFMGPDAPPQQSSSVCSYESVMEGRFLQFHYTGKMMDMPYEGIGYLGYDNFKQKYNLFWIDNMTTAIIIAYGEASADGKTITLMGKMDEPTTGEKDKDVKYVYKFIDDNHHTFEIWDLLPGNEFIALEIDYSR